A stretch of Pantoea sp. Lij88 DNA encodes these proteins:
- a CDS encoding TolC family protein has translation MKFNNIKIVLSALFCAPLITSAASLEQAAKAALTYDSALQSSQMSSAADKQKYWQGMAGMLPALTLEGSWDRQEQPDKKYQSGVTNHSYDLSVRQPLFDMSKYAGWRKGVAIASTAEAQGKQAEERLLNSISNAYFTVLYQQEVLQAAKSASHNFKQQQQKLQTGLINGQNTRTELDEAKANFALAQAKEIEAGNQLLLAGEAFRRLSGISPDGIEPVNFQCLKSPPYASLTDAINASQQRNTDIRIAMLQTDQADADVLAADGAHMPVVSLYARYGKNWSRNDNEDNVLYNAIFGTSSKSNNLQYGVNVSFPLFAGGSQVSQSFEAAYRRQAAKYSTMEAQRKAATDTRSAWLSLTNGKALIRAQKNAVDSAREKVVSVRYGREMGFRTVNDELDAQQKYYTALKDQAEARLSYLNALINLAQSTGSLSLDMLKFFQCR, from the coding sequence ATGAAATTCAATAATATTAAAATTGTATTGTCTGCACTATTTTGTGCACCATTAATCACATCTGCAGCCAGCCTTGAACAGGCCGCTAAAGCTGCATTAACGTATGACTCCGCATTACAATCGAGTCAGATGAGTAGCGCTGCCGATAAACAAAAATACTGGCAAGGAATGGCCGGTATGCTGCCAGCGTTAACACTTGAAGGAAGCTGGGATCGCCAGGAACAGCCTGACAAAAAATACCAGAGTGGCGTGACGAATCACAGTTATGATCTGAGCGTCAGGCAACCCCTCTTTGATATGAGTAAATATGCCGGGTGGCGTAAAGGTGTTGCTATCGCCAGTACTGCTGAGGCGCAGGGAAAACAGGCTGAAGAAAGATTATTAAATTCCATCAGCAATGCTTATTTTACCGTGCTTTATCAGCAGGAAGTTTTGCAGGCCGCAAAATCAGCCAGTCATAATTTTAAGCAACAGCAGCAAAAATTGCAGACCGGTTTAATTAATGGCCAGAATACCCGCACGGAACTTGATGAAGCAAAAGCTAACTTCGCGCTGGCGCAGGCAAAAGAAATTGAAGCAGGCAATCAGTTATTGCTGGCAGGCGAGGCATTTCGTCGATTATCCGGTATCAGTCCGGATGGTATCGAACCCGTAAATTTTCAGTGTCTTAAATCCCCACCCTACGCTTCGCTCACCGATGCGATTAATGCCAGCCAGCAACGCAATACCGATATCAGAATCGCGATGCTGCAGACCGATCAGGCCGATGCAGATGTCCTCGCGGCCGACGGCGCGCATATGCCGGTGGTTTCACTCTATGCCCGCTACGGCAAAAACTGGAGCCGTAATGATAACGAAGACAATGTTCTTTATAACGCAATCTTTGGGACCAGTTCGAAGAGTAACAATCTGCAGTATGGCGTAAATGTTTCTTTTCCCTTGTTTGCCGGCGGTAGTCAGGTTTCGCAATCTTTTGAAGCGGCCTACCGCCGTCAGGCGGCAAAGTACTCCACGATGGAAGCGCAACGCAAAGCAGCCACCGATACGCGTTCTGCCTGGCTTAGCCTGACCAATGGCAAAGCCTTAATCAGGGCTCAGAAGAACGCCGTTGACTCAGCGCGTGAAAAAGTCGTGTCGGTCCGGTATGGCCGTGAAATGGGTTTTCGGACCGTTAATGATGAGCTGGATGCCCAGCAAAAATATTATACCGCGCTAAAAGATCAGGCTGAAGCCCGCTTAAGTTATCTCAATGCTCTGATTAATCTGGCGCAAAGCACCGGATCGCTATCCCTCGACATGCTGAAATTTTTTCAGTGCCGTTAA